From the Labilibaculum sp. DW002 genome, one window contains:
- a CDS encoding transglycosylase domain-containing protein translates to MNLQKAFDREKENHKNPPFSDDLSNEDVENNLVTTMKRSERYRVLKKNGMSMDSIRLSFNTPAKMKIFTWKGERDTILSPRDSMLYYKGFLRAGFMSMVPQTGEVRAYVGGPNYKHFMYDMVSLGKRQVGSIIKPFLYTVAMQEGLTPCDKVPNIAQTFDVGDGTTWTSRNSTRARSGEMVTLRWGLANSVNNISGWVLKQFKPQAVVDMAKKMGVVSKIAAVPSVFLGTSEITVREMVGAYGTYANKGVYIKPRFISKIEDHKGNLIAQSVPRKREVMDEKTAYLMTNLLQGVVQKGTGVRLRFTYNLYNPMGGKTGTTQNHSDGWFMGITPELVSGVWTGAEDRSIHFEGIRQGQGANMALPIWALYMQKVYADKSIGLTQGDFEKPRGVNINLDCNQVSNENNNNDLNESEDEDFF, encoded by the coding sequence TTGAATTTACAAAAGGCGTTTGATCGTGAGAAAGAAAACCATAAAAATCCTCCTTTTTCGGATGATTTATCAAATGAAGATGTTGAAAATAATCTGGTAACTACAATGAAACGTAGTGAGAGGTATCGTGTTTTAAAGAAAAATGGAATGAGTATGGACTCCATTCGTTTATCTTTCAATACGCCTGCAAAGATGAAAATCTTTACTTGGAAAGGTGAGCGTGATACAATTTTATCTCCTCGAGATTCTATGCTTTATTATAAAGGTTTCCTAAGAGCCGGGTTCATGTCGATGGTACCACAAACGGGTGAGGTAAGAGCCTATGTGGGTGGACCAAACTATAAGCATTTCATGTACGATATGGTCAGCCTTGGTAAACGTCAGGTTGGTTCTATTATTAAACCGTTTTTATATACTGTAGCTATGCAGGAAGGTTTAACACCATGTGATAAGGTTCCTAATATTGCTCAGACCTTTGATGTGGGCGATGGGACAACATGGACATCACGTAACTCAACCAGAGCTCGATCTGGAGAAATGGTCACATTAAGATGGGGGCTTGCCAATTCTGTTAATAATATCTCAGGTTGGGTATTGAAGCAATTTAAACCTCAGGCTGTTGTTGATATGGCTAAAAAAATGGGAGTTGTAAGTAAAATTGCAGCCGTTCCATCTGTATTTTTAGGAACATCCGAAATTACTGTTCGTGAAATGGTTGGAGCTTACGGAACCTATGCTAATAAAGGTGTTTATATCAAACCTCGTTTTATTTCGAAAATTGAAGATCATAAAGGGAATTTGATCGCTCAATCGGTTCCAAGAAAACGAGAAGTGATGGACGAAAAAACAGCCTATTTAATGACTAACTTATTGCAAGGAGTAGTTCAAAAAGGGACTGGTGTAAGACTACGTTTTACCTATAATTTATATAATCCAATGGGTGGCAAAACGGGTACAACTCAAAATCATTCTGATGGTTGGTTCATGGGAATTACACCTGAATTAGTATCTGGAGTATGGACAGGAGCGGAAGATCGCTCGATTCATTTTGAAGGGATTAGGCAAGGACAAGGAGCGAATATGGCCTTACCAATATGGGCTTTGTACATGCAAAAGGTATATGCGGATAAAAGCATTGGTCTTACCCAAGGTGATTTTGAAAAACCTCGAGGCGTTAATATCAATTTAGATTGTAATCAGGTTTCTAATGAAAATAATAACAATGATTTAAATGAGTCTGAAGATGAAGATTTCTTTTAA
- the rfaE2 gene encoding D-glycero-beta-D-manno-heptose 1-phosphate adenylyltransferase gives MNKLDIIKNKIFSNKEDAYKLLQTWRFKEEKIVFTNGCFDIVHRGHLEYLAEASNLGHKLVMGLNTDASVQRLKGPNRPINDEYSRALLLASLGFIDMVVFFDEETPYDLIKFIQPDILVKGSDYNAEDIVGYDIVKAKGGEIITLDFIEGFSSTGIINKIIKTSNL, from the coding sequence ATGAATAAACTAGATATCATTAAAAATAAAATCTTTTCCAATAAAGAAGATGCATATAAGCTTTTGCAAACCTGGCGATTTAAAGAGGAGAAAATTGTTTTTACAAACGGCTGTTTTGATATTGTACATCGCGGTCATTTGGAATACTTAGCAGAAGCTTCAAACCTGGGGCATAAATTGGTCATGGGATTAAATACAGATGCTTCAGTTCAACGATTGAAAGGTCCTAACCGCCCTATTAACGATGAGTATTCTCGTGCTTTACTTCTTGCATCTTTAGGTTTTATCGATATGGTTGTGTTCTTCGATGAAGAAACGCCTTACGATTTGATTAAGTTTATTCAACCAGACATATTAGTTAAAGGAAGCGATTACAATGCTGAAGATATTGTTGGTTACGATATCGTAAAAGCCAAGGGTGGTGAGATTATTACTTTAGATTTTATCGAAGGGTTTTCTTCAACCGGAATCATTAATAAAATCATCAAAACAAGCAATCTATAA
- the panD gene encoding aspartate 1-decarboxylase yields the protein MYIEVCKSKIHKASVTSANLQYVGSVTIDEDLMDAANLIENEKVQIVNVNNGERLETYIIRGERGSGTICLNGPAARKCAVGDVVIIISYASMEFEEAKTWEPALVFPDTETNKLI from the coding sequence ATGTATATTGAAGTTTGCAAATCGAAGATTCACAAAGCATCGGTAACCAGTGCGAATCTACAATATGTTGGATCAGTAACCATTGACGAAGATTTAATGGATGCAGCCAACCTTATTGAAAACGAAAAAGTGCAGATTGTTAACGTTAACAATGGCGAGCGCCTGGAAACCTATATCATCCGGGGAGAAAGAGGTTCTGGCACTATTTGTTTAAATGGTCCTGCTGCTCGTAAGTGCGCTGTAGGCGATGTGGTAATTATCATTTCTTATGCCTCAATGGAATTTGAAGAAGCTAAGACTTGGGAACCTGCTTTGGTTTTCCCCGATACTGAAACCAATAAATTGATCTAA
- the panC gene encoding pantoate--beta-alanine ligase: MEIVKLVAETKAKISKFKAEGKTIGFVPTMGALHQGHLSLTEASVKNNDITVVSIFVNPTQFNNPNDLKTYPRILDKDLEMLSEFEPDLIFIPEVEEVYPEPDTRIFDFGELEQVMEGKNRPGHFNGVAQVVSKLFSYINPDNAYFGQKDFQQVAVIKQMTKNLKLDINIVPCPIIREVDGLAMSSRNMLLSELERKNAGKISETLFKACNLVPDFGVSQLKEWVVTEINNNAYLEVEYFEIVDDTSLKSIEKWEDSNNRIACITVQVGKVRLIDNISL, from the coding sequence ATGGAAATAGTCAAACTTGTTGCTGAAACCAAAGCGAAAATCAGCAAGTTTAAAGCGGAAGGAAAAACAATTGGATTTGTACCTACAATGGGTGCACTTCATCAAGGGCACTTGTCCTTAACGGAGGCATCTGTAAAAAACAACGATATAACTGTTGTAAGTATCTTTGTAAATCCTACTCAATTTAATAATCCTAATGATTTAAAAACTTATCCTCGAATCTTAGATAAGGATCTGGAAATGTTATCTGAATTCGAACCAGATTTAATCTTTATTCCAGAAGTTGAGGAAGTTTATCCGGAGCCTGATACACGTATTTTTGACTTTGGTGAGCTTGAACAGGTAATGGAAGGGAAAAATCGTCCGGGGCATTTTAATGGTGTTGCACAGGTTGTGAGCAAACTTTTCAGCTATATTAATCCTGATAATGCCTATTTTGGACAAAAAGATTTCCAACAAGTTGCTGTTATTAAGCAGATGACAAAAAATCTTAAACTAGACATAAATATAGTACCATGTCCCATTATTAGAGAGGTAGATGGACTAGCAATGAGTTCAAGGAATATGCTACTTTCAGAACTTGAACGAAAAAATGCTGGAAAAATATCTGAAACTTTATTTAAAGCTTGTAACTTAGTGCCCGATTTTGGCGTATCCCAATTAAAAGAGTGGGTTGTAACCGAGATTAATAATAATGCTTATCTGGAAGTTGAATACTTTGAGATTGTTGATGATACGAGTTTAAAATCCATTGAAAAATGGGAAGATTCGAATAATCGAATTGCTTGTATCACTGTTCAAGTAGGAAAAGTGAGACTAATAGATAATATTTCTTTATAA
- the radA gene encoding DNA repair protein RadA: MAIKAKTKSAWFCQSCGVESAKWVGKCPSCGEWNSFVEEVVVKSKSTQIVGSNGQNKKNKPLKISEISSSEEARFDTKDNELNRVLGGGLVQGSLILIGGEPGIGKSTLALQIALHLKSYTTLYVSGEESAQQIKLRGNRINSDNENCLIVSETSMENIFSHVKNTNPDIIVIDSIQTLATETIEASPGSVSQIRECTAQLLRFAKESATPVLLIGHITKDGNLAGPKILEHMVDTVLQFEGDQNHMYRILRSTKNRFGSTSEMGIYEMQHNGLREVSNPSELLLSHEDESLSGVTISASIEGMRPFLIEIQALVSSAAYGTPQRSSTGFDLRRLNMLLAVLEKRAGFKLSAKDVFLNIAGGIKVNDPAIDLAVILAILSSSTDISIPKEVCFAGEIGLSGEIRPVSRIDQRIREAEKLGFKQIFIPKHNSKGLDISKFDIKIHLVSKVGQVFQTLFR; encoded by the coding sequence ATGGCAATTAAAGCAAAAACAAAAAGCGCATGGTTTTGTCAATCCTGCGGAGTCGAATCAGCAAAGTGGGTAGGCAAATGCCCTTCCTGCGGCGAATGGAACTCCTTTGTTGAGGAAGTTGTTGTCAAATCTAAATCGACTCAAATAGTTGGTTCAAACGGGCAAAACAAAAAGAATAAACCGCTTAAAATATCTGAAATATCCTCTTCTGAAGAAGCTCGTTTTGACACAAAGGACAATGAATTAAATCGAGTTCTAGGAGGTGGATTAGTACAAGGATCTTTGATTCTAATTGGAGGCGAACCTGGTATTGGAAAATCGACACTTGCTTTGCAAATTGCACTTCATTTAAAAAGCTATACCACTCTATATGTATCTGGGGAAGAGAGTGCTCAGCAAATTAAACTAAGAGGTAATCGAATTAATTCGGATAATGAAAATTGCCTGATTGTTAGTGAAACTTCAATGGAAAATATTTTTTCACATGTGAAAAATACAAATCCAGATATCATTGTAATCGACTCGATACAAACCTTGGCAACAGAAACGATTGAAGCAAGCCCTGGTAGTGTTTCGCAAATTAGAGAATGCACTGCTCAATTGTTACGCTTTGCAAAAGAATCGGCAACTCCAGTGCTGCTTATTGGCCACATTACTAAAGATGGCAATTTGGCAGGACCTAAAATATTAGAACACATGGTTGATACTGTTCTTCAGTTTGAAGGAGACCAAAACCATATGTATCGAATTTTACGCTCCACAAAAAATCGTTTCGGATCTACATCCGAAATGGGAATTTACGAGATGCAACACAATGGACTTAGAGAAGTTTCAAACCCATCAGAACTTCTTCTCTCTCATGAAGACGAAAGCCTCAGCGGAGTAACAATCTCAGCATCTATAGAAGGAATGAGACCTTTTCTTATAGAAATACAGGCATTGGTTAGTTCTGCTGCTTATGGAACACCTCAGCGCTCTTCAACAGGTTTTGATCTTCGCCGATTGAACATGCTATTAGCGGTTCTTGAAAAAAGAGCTGGATTTAAATTGTCCGCAAAAGATGTCTTCCTAAATATCGCCGGAGGAATTAAAGTAAATGATCCTGCAATTGATTTGGCTGTGATTCTTGCTATTCTTTCCTCAAGTACCGACATCTCAATTCCTAAAGAAGTTTGTTTTGCAGGAGAAATTGGTTTGTCAGGTGAGATAAGGCCGGTAAGTCGTATCGATCAACGAATTAGAGAAGCTGAAAAACTAGGATTCAAACAAATTTTTATTCCTAAGCACAACTCAAAAGGATTGGATATTTCCAAATTCGATATTAAAATTCACTTGGTAAGTAAAGTTGGGCAAGTGTTTCAAACCCTATTTAGATAA